A stretch of the Leguminivora glycinivorella isolate SPB_JAAS2020 chromosome 2, LegGlyc_1.1, whole genome shotgun sequence genome encodes the following:
- the LOC125242276 gene encoding LOW QUALITY PROTEIN: IQ and ubiquitin-like domain-containing protein (The sequence of the model RefSeq protein was modified relative to this genomic sequence to represent the inferred CDS: inserted 1 base in 1 codon), with the protein MESRRNVNISPKADCLKGVVACQCELGREKLLTAPPYRHAYTKTDEKSRISTAPCARELELFKCPTTQILVTFKSPVHPNESFSKVFPASTQVKFVKRKLAKLLSVSSDNLLLTKNRNVLNDSSELSDLKTDALGNLVIDVLTKDSEEFSLSSIPVEYYVYELLQAVTPKKRMIPFIAIKFRVRNQNGIFTRSYHSIMKVHEIXKNLAGLFQTDPDNLVLLRGEHPLADRMALLDLDFDKYGIVEVELLTKNNEVLNLDKLYKEMPVNDVLSVNVRFGNTVKRINVEVFSLPMKKPYLGGYKNIHTGQIYHHAYTQTPQKPEKLPPEKKNCRDTQTAEEKEKIYDTSYSRATQMNSTQAYIPNVTDRIVVPKQYETYEEMRVRLNHDHYASIIQRAFRHHQFRQKVERWLRVCMERIARMKEEDRLEQEAMERRLRRDLITKTFPKTREDFDQLYAMVDRWKHAEISRISQLHSKGPKIAEFTLLLDKEVELLRCIESYRVKVKEDSRKTKEQQFLEEISKPIAWYGKDDKLITMETIEIQRARKLKELYNCFLREDMEIKERLELLVDMKYALTEFRHPLAEEIITLLDRECDLVVRRCEDQQLDFLRRRIAASILQFIKTSELNSGVTKCKDIRDYRKMENTRLHYCEMCNKVKPYSDFPLDARMSWFLTCKSCSWKDAHESLWIDMTPYKFILRAVQREERRRKCWGSLAFVLHEKDIFFIVEKLWHSHSAISECRDVTELRLCRWNVHEDWSPWNCFLVTVAEMKAHLRLERPEEVYDEELVQKVCTKHKLAKANFEQMTAVNKRYTETGTWQAVRAPAVARLPAVEPL; encoded by the exons ATGGAATCGAGAAGGAACGTGAATATTTCTCCAAAGGCGGATTGTTTGAAAGGTGTTGTGGCGTGCCAGTGCGAGTTGGGTCGAGAGAAGTTACTCACAGCTCCACCCTATCGACACGCTTACACCAAAACTGATGAAAAATCACGTATATCGACAGCCCCCTGTGCCAGAGAGCTCGAGCTCTTCAAATGTCCCACGACCCAGATACTCgtcaccttcaaatcccccgtTCACCCAAACGAATCGTTCAGCAAGGTCTTCCCAGCGAGCACCCAAGTTAAATTTGTCAAACGCAAATTGGCCAAGTTACTCTCCGTATCAAGTGACAATCTCCTATTaaccaaaaatagaaatgtacTGAACGACAGCAGCGAATTATCCGACTTGAAGACTGACGCTCTTGGAAATTTAGTTATTGATGTATTAACAAAAGACTCGGAGGAATTCTCTCTTTCATCTATTCCGGTGGAGTATTACGTCTATGAACTTTTGCAAGCAGTTACCCCAAAAAAGCGAATGATACCTTTCATTGCTATTAAATTCAGAGTTCGGAATCAAAATGGAATATTTACCCGATCGTACCATTCTATAATGAAAGTTCACGAAA AAAAAAATCTGGCAGGGCTATTTCAAACCGATCCGGATAATTTAGTACTGTTGAGAGGGGAACATCCCTTAGCAGACCGCATGGCTCTACTAGACTTAGATTTCGATAAATACGGCATTGTGGAAGTAGAGTTACTTACGAAAAATAACGAAGTGTTAAATTTAGATAAACTATACAAAGAAATGCCAGTCAACGATGTCTTGTCAGTCAATGTGCGATTTGGTAACACAGTAAAGAGAATCAACGTTGAAGTTTTTTCTTTACCAATGAAGAAGCCATATTTAGGGGGatataaaaacatacatacag GACAAATCTATCATCATGCCTACACCCAGACACCACAAAAACCTGAAAAACTACCACCGGAAAAGAAGAACTGTCGAGATACACAAACAGCCGAAGAAAAGGAAAAGATTTAT GACACCAGCTACAGCCGAGCAACACAAATGAACTCGACCCAGGCATACATACCGAACGTGACAGACAGGATCGTGGTGCCCAAGCAGTATGAGACCTACGAGGAAATGCGGGTGCGGCTGAACCACGACCACTACGCTTCGATCATCCAGCGAGCTTTCAGGCATCACCAGTTTAGGCAGAAGGTGGAACGGTGGCTGAGAGTATGCAT GGAAAGGATAGCCCGCATGAAAGAGGAAGATCGTTTGGAGCAGGAAGCTATGGAGAGACGTTTGCGCCGCGACCTTATCACCAAAACCTTCCCTAAAACGAGAGAAGATTTCGATCAACTTTACGCAATG GTTGACAGATGGAAACACGCTGAGATTTCCAGAATTTCACAGCTGCATTCAAAAGGACCTAAAATTGCTGAATTCACTCTGCTACTGGATAAAGAAGTCGAGCTGCTACGTTGCATCGAATCCTATCGAGTGAAAGTGAAAGAGGACAGTCGAAAGACCAAAGAACAACAGTTTTTGGAAGAAATATCCAAACCTATAGCATGGTACGGTAAGGACGACAAGCTTATAACAATGGaaacaatagaaatacaaagGGCTAGAAAACTAAAGGAACTCTACAACTGTTTTCTACGTGAGGATATGGAAATAAAAGAACGCTTGGAGCTTCTCGTAGATATGAAGTATGCTTTGACAGAGTTTCGCCATCCTCTAGCCGAAGAAATCATTACATTACTGGACAGAGAATGCGATCTCGTCGTTAGAAGATGCGAGGACCAACAGCTCGACTTTCTGAGAAGAAGGATTGCAGCTAGCATATTACAATTTATCAAAACGTCTGAACTGAACTCTGGTGTGACAAAATGCAAGGACATCAGAGACTACAGGAAGATGGAAAACACTCGACTACACTACTGCgagatgtgcaataaagtgaaaCCTTACTCGGACTTCCCTCTAGACGCAAGAATGAGCTGGTTCCTGACTTGCAAGTCGTGTTCGTGGAAGGACGCACACGAGAGCCTGTGGATCGACATGACGCCGTACAAGTTCATACTGAGAGCCGTTCAGCGCGAAGAGCGGCGCCGCAAGTGCTGGGGATCTTTAGCGTTCGTTCTCCACGAGAAAGATATCTTCTTCATCGTGGAGAAATTGTGGCATTCACATTCGGCAATCAGTGAATGCCGAGACGTGACAGAGTTGAGGCTGTGCCGCTGGAACGTGCACGAGGACTGGTCGCCGTGGAACTGCTTCCTGGTGACGGTGGCGGAGATGAAGGCGCACCTGCGGCTGGAGCGGCCGGAGGAGGTGTACGACGAGGAGTTGGTGCAGAAGGTGTGCACCAAGCACAAGCTGGCGAAGGCCAACTTCGAGCAGATGACGGCCGTCAACAAGCGCTACACGGAGACGGGCACGTGGCAGGCCGTGCGGGCGCCGGCCGTCGCCCGGTTGCCCGCAGTTGAGCCGCTGTAA
- the LOC125242278 gene encoding uncharacterized protein LOC125242278, which translates to MEPTVFGIALIVIVNIRDCVSIGNNTAQRKNPIVNFNELIEGLIARNGGNHTINPNEDTIIIRNHKPHHEQEPSTEKPKGQESPASSTEPALNNKNSKIIYVNNFPFDSDNDGKTDDSDSKNVVPSSDTDNVRKNNEPPSNLSPLRDSKKTPWPNNKESSENLPTRRGMSKNVAVPSNIRNLTDHGVGLVLKEEIVFEIEDEKPPEYPKPPIKFRLHTTTTKPLPTYKPNIKGKNITTIKYLPYFSGLRHVLRNNTEKPKLKGPPPRMKIQTPQSKLPIPGEFINKINFESLPQPPKHSEENIKLHTELNKLNEKISKLQEILEKTLDKQDELERESHKNLEELSKLHDKPHTDAGALRAPIPDVDQPDFGRSLTNESFIPLSHSSTPHVSRQGIPENFILSKSIVPPLSALAQNEAPLIDPHMLQRQLLLLKLANIAKMDHGIHDVHLLSKTRNKSKYIFPVPVYRRRVILKPIAKII; encoded by the exons ATGGAGCCAACTGTGT TTGGTATCGCGCTCATAGTGATTGTAAACATAAGGGATTGTGTGTCAATAGGAAATAACACCGCACAAAGGAAAAATCCTATAGTTAATTTCAATGAACTGATAGAAGGACTAATTGCAAGAAATGGGGGAAATCATACAATAAATCCAAACGAAGACACGATTATTATCCGAAACCATAAACCACATCATGAACAAGAACCATCAACTGAAAAACCAAAAGGGCAGGAATCGCCTGCAAGTTCGACGGAACCtgctttaaataataaaaattctaAAATCATTTACGTAAACAATTTTCCTTTTGATTCTGATAATGATGGCAAAACAGATGACAGTGACAGCAAAAATGTAGTTCCTTCTTCAGATACCGACAATGTTCGCAAAAATAATGAGCCGCCATCTAATTTATCACCATTAAGAGACAGTAAAAAAACACCGTGGCCTAATAATAAAGAGAGCTCTGAAAATCTGCCAACCAGGCGCGGTATGAGTAAAAATGTAGCAGTGCCTTCTAATATTCGGAACCTGACGGATCATGGTGTGGGGCTTGTTCTTAAAGAagaaatagtttttgaaattGAAGACGAGAAGCCACCTGAATATCCAAAGCCTCCCATAAAATTTCGTTTACACACTACAACGACAAAACCGTTGCCAACGTATAAGCCCAATATCAAAGGGAAAAACATTACTACTATTAAATATCTTCCATACTTCTCAGGTTTAAGACATGTCTTGCGTAATAACACAGAAAAACCGAAACTTAAGGGTCCACCCCCTCGCATGAAAATCCAGACACCTCAAAGTAAGCTTCCAATACCAGGTGAATTTATAAACAAAATCAATTTTGAAAGTTTACCACAACCGCCTAAGCATTCCGAGGAAAATATAAAACTGCACACAGAGCTTAataaattaaacgaaaaaattAGCAAACTCCAAGAGATTTTGGAGAAAACTTTAGATAAACAAGATGAACTTGAACGAGAGTCACATAAAAATTTAGAAGAATTGTCTAAGCTGCATGATAAACCGCACACTGATGCTGGTGCCTTAAGAGCACCAATTCCTGATGTAGACCAACCAGATTTTGGAAGAAGCTTGACTAATGAAAGTTTCATACCATTAAGTCATAGTAGTACTCCACATGTTTCAAGACAAGGAATTCCGGAAAACTTTATATTGAGCAAATCCATCGTACCGCCATTATCAGCGCTTGCACAGAATGAAGCTCCGTTGATAGATCCACATATGTTGCAAAGGCAATTGCTGCTACTCAAATTGGCAAATATTGCAAAGATGGATCACGGTATCCACGATGTGCATTTGTTGAGCAAAACGAGGAATAAATCTAAGTATATTTTTCCCGTGCCTGTCTATCGTCGGCGAGTGATCCTAAAACCGATCGCGAAgattatttaa